One genomic window of Pseudothermotoga sp. includes the following:
- the disA gene encoding DNA integrity scanning diadenylate cyclase DisA yields MISSELLAKIALLSPGTRLRKALDDIMAANLGALIFFVDDLAKYRNIIQGGFEVNCSFTPERLYELSKMDGAIVVSEDVSRILIANAHLVPDPSIPTVETGTRHRTAERVAKQTHCMVVAISKRRNVVTVYYGQHKYILSDTRLLMARVSEALNALEKYRSNLDKLLSTIDSVRFDTGVSIHDVARTVEKAIRMMKIYEDIYPYMVELGEEANLMWVQLEELLADVEETAMLLIMDFSVGDVDADQAVQITEKLKQERNLTEMKIIKELGFNVQTISQAGETVVYPKGYRFLKGTVRIPLNVAQNLVKAFKHLKNLSEADVEVLKSVDGIGEKRALAIATNLGMIRGRERMQKVE; encoded by the coding sequence TTGATATCCAGTGAACTTCTTGCGAAGATCGCTCTGCTTTCCCCGGGTACCAGGCTCAGAAAAGCACTTGACGATATAATGGCGGCAAACCTAGGGGCATTGATCTTCTTTGTCGATGATCTGGCAAAGTACAGAAACATCATTCAAGGTGGATTCGAGGTGAACTGTTCGTTCACACCTGAAAGGTTGTATGAGCTTTCGAAGATGGATGGTGCGATAGTTGTCTCCGAGGATGTTTCGAGGATTCTCATAGCGAACGCACATCTTGTACCGGATCCATCCATCCCAACGGTTGAAACTGGTACCCGTCATAGGACGGCCGAGCGTGTCGCAAAGCAAACTCACTGCATGGTGGTAGCCATATCCAAACGTAGGAACGTGGTGACCGTTTACTATGGTCAACACAAATACATCTTGAGTGACACAAGGCTTCTCATGGCGAGAGTATCTGAAGCGCTGAACGCGTTGGAGAAGTATCGTTCCAACTTGGATAAGCTTTTGTCCACGATCGATTCAGTAAGATTCGACACAGGTGTTTCCATCCACGATGTTGCGAGAACCGTAGAGAAAGCCATCAGAATGATGAAGATATACGAGGATATCTATCCTTATATGGTGGAACTCGGTGAGGAAGCCAACTTGATGTGGGTTCAATTGGAGGAATTGCTCGCGGATGTGGAAGAAACAGCGATGTTGTTGATCATGGATTTCAGTGTTGGTGATGTAGATGCCGATCAAGCCGTTCAAATTACCGAGAAATTGAAACAAGAACGAAATCTCACTGAGATGAAAATCATAAAAGAACTTGGTTTCAATGTACAGACGATTTCTCAGGCGGGTGAGACCGTTGTCTATCCGAAAGGTTACAGATTCCTGAAAGGTACAGTGAGGATACCCCTCAACGTCGCGCAGAATCTTGTGAAGGCGTTCAAACATCTGAAAAACCTCAGCGAAGCGGATGTAGAGGTGTTGAAATCTGTAGATGGTATCGGAGAGAAAAGAGCGTTGGCAATCGCAACAAATCTTGGTATGATAAGAGGAAGGGAAAGGATGCAAAAAGTAGAGTGA
- the radA gene encoding DNA repair protein RadA → MRKNELFVCESCGYESPKWFGRCPNCGAWNTAKQFTPSEKPGRGRKTGPTTLKKIAVELRTSRISTGFSELDSALNGGLLPGQVVLLGGEPGVGKSSLALQICCQLANKVKSLYVTAEESADQIAFRAERFGCKSQDNVVILTENDPMLVLDVLDNSFGLLVIDSLQAMYSEQVGSYPGSVAQVRTAASLITERCKSLSIPAILIAHITKSGEIAGPKMVEHLVDTVIYFEGEVNTDFRILRVVKNRFGPSGEVCVFEMFEFGLRQIEESFLIDIEEPPSGNCFSCVIEGSKPFIVQVQALVSKARSLSARRISNGYDLTRLLMLIAVLEKHARLPLENRDVYINVMGGLRITDTAADLAVVCAIVSSLTELSLGKMAAFGEVSLDGRIRPVHRVKNRLDALSKLELKKILLPSASDTNEQNCVALKDVRSLLSILGGKSVDIQ, encoded by the coding sequence ATGAGAAAAAATGAACTTTTCGTGTGTGAAAGCTGTGGATACGAATCACCGAAATGGTTCGGAAGATGTCCGAATTGTGGTGCTTGGAACACTGCAAAACAATTCACACCTTCCGAGAAACCTGGAAGAGGGAGGAAGACTGGACCAACAACATTGAAGAAGATAGCCGTTGAGCTGCGAACCAGCAGAATTTCTACAGGTTTTTCCGAATTGGACTCAGCGTTGAATGGAGGATTATTACCTGGTCAAGTTGTTCTACTCGGTGGAGAGCCAGGCGTGGGTAAGAGTAGCCTGGCTCTTCAAATTTGTTGCCAGTTGGCGAATAAGGTCAAATCACTTTACGTAACGGCGGAAGAATCTGCCGATCAAATAGCGTTCAGAGCGGAGAGGTTTGGTTGCAAATCGCAGGACAACGTAGTCATCCTCACTGAGAATGATCCGATGCTTGTTTTAGATGTTCTGGACAATTCATTTGGTCTTCTGGTCATCGATTCCCTCCAAGCGATGTATTCAGAACAAGTAGGATCTTATCCGGGCAGTGTTGCCCAAGTTCGTACTGCGGCTTCTTTGATCACCGAACGATGCAAATCGCTCTCGATACCAGCCATACTCATAGCACACATTACCAAAAGTGGTGAGATAGCAGGTCCAAAGATGGTGGAGCACTTGGTTGATACCGTGATCTACTTTGAGGGTGAGGTGAACACGGATTTCAGGATACTGAGAGTCGTGAAGAACAGATTTGGCCCTTCAGGTGAGGTGTGTGTTTTTGAGATGTTTGAATTTGGATTGAGACAGATCGAAGAATCGTTCCTCATAGATATTGAAGAACCACCTTCGGGTAATTGTTTCAGTTGTGTGATCGAGGGCTCGAAACCTTTCATCGTCCAAGTTCAAGCGCTCGTCTCGAAGGCTCGTTCTTTGTCAGCGAGGCGCATCAGCAATGGTTACGATTTGACTAGACTTCTGATGCTCATAGCCGTTCTCGAGAAACACGCGCGTCTCCCTTTGGAGAACAGAGATGTTTACATAAATGTGATGGGTGGTCTCAGAATCACCGATACGGCAGCAGATTTGGCTGTAGTGTGTGCCATCGTTTCCTCCCTCACAGAGCTTTCTTTGGGCAAGATGGCAGCCTTTGGGGAAGTGAGTCTCGATGGTAGGATCAGGCCGGTCCACAGGGTGAAGAACCGTTTGGATGCCCTTAGCAAGTTGGAGTTGAAGAAAATTCTTTTGCCTTCAGCTTCCGATACCAACGAACAAAATTGTGTTGCGTTGAAAGATGTGAGATCTTTGCTCAGCATCTTGGGGGGGAAGAGTGTTGATATCCAGTGA
- a CDS encoding ATP-dependent Clp protease ATP-binding subunit has protein sequence MFDKFSESSARLIVEAQKEAIEMGHSYVGTEHILLAILKQDTPLSESLAEMGVTYARAKNEIISMVGMGMRGYSSSPQMTPRAKRVIELAYEEAKYLGSEKIQPEHILLGIIREGEGIAVHVLRKMGVDLGVLRRNVVESSQQRESDYDIDRSSDNPSVRHLEGFGIDLTALAMKNQLDPVIGREEEIARVMQVLVRRKKNNPVLIGEPGIGKTAIVEGLAQKIVAGDVPEPLKHKTIFSLDVAALVAGTKYRGEFEKRMKKLLQVVSRDPNIILFIDEIHTIVGAGSAEGAVDAANILKPALARGEIKCIGATTPDEYRKYIEKDAALERRFQKIYIREPSAEETLEILKGLRHKYESHHRVKYTDPALEAAVYLSKRYITDHFLPDKAIDVIDEAGARARLKSFILPPDIQLLKAQLEQTKNDKELAVLNQDYEKAAELKERERILSAQLNDKYQQWRKSVESSIITVDVDQIAEVVSGWTGIPLMKIEESESEKLLNLEKALHQRIVGQDEAIKAIARAIRRARSGLKDPRRPIGVFLFLGPTGVGKTELTKVLAAHLFGDEKALVRFDMSEYMERFSVSRLIGAPPGYVGYEEGGTLTEKIRRRPFSVILFDEIEKAHPDVFNILLQIMDDGRLTDSQGREVDFKNTIIVMTSNIGGTLINKAKRTLGFVSQEDSQRDYEEIKTLVLDEVKKTFRPEFLNRIDEIVVFHPLTKEHVSKIIDILVSDVRERLKSKGLDIILTKSAKEFLMEKGFDPVYGARPMKRAIQQYLEDPLAEEILRGKFNSGDVVVCSRGKNGLKFNRRRITKAGVLQG, from the coding sequence ATGTTCGATAAATTCTCAGAAAGTTCCGCAAGGTTGATCGTTGAAGCACAGAAAGAAGCCATTGAGATGGGCCATTCGTACGTTGGTACCGAACATATACTTCTGGCCATACTGAAGCAAGATACTCCGCTCAGTGAATCTCTCGCTGAAATGGGTGTTACTTATGCGCGTGCAAAGAACGAGATCATATCCATGGTTGGAATGGGCATGCGAGGTTATTCTAGTTCGCCTCAGATGACCCCAAGAGCCAAACGTGTCATCGAGCTCGCTTACGAGGAAGCGAAATACTTGGGTAGTGAAAAAATTCAGCCTGAGCATATCCTCCTAGGTATCATCAGGGAAGGTGAAGGTATCGCAGTTCACGTACTGAGAAAAATGGGTGTGGACCTTGGCGTACTCAGAAGAAACGTTGTTGAAAGTTCGCAGCAACGTGAAAGTGATTACGATATCGACAGGTCCTCGGACAATCCTTCTGTGAGGCATTTAGAGGGTTTTGGAATAGATCTCACGGCGCTCGCCATGAAAAACCAACTCGATCCCGTCATTGGAAGAGAGGAAGAAATAGCGCGCGTGATGCAGGTGCTCGTCAGGCGAAAGAAAAACAATCCTGTGCTCATAGGTGAACCGGGCATTGGTAAGACTGCCATCGTGGAAGGTCTCGCACAAAAGATAGTGGCTGGAGATGTCCCGGAGCCGTTGAAACACAAAACGATCTTCTCTCTGGATGTTGCCGCGCTCGTTGCTGGTACCAAGTACAGGGGCGAATTTGAAAAGAGGATGAAGAAATTACTCCAGGTCGTCAGTCGCGATCCTAACATCATACTCTTCATAGATGAGATCCACACAATAGTGGGTGCGGGATCTGCAGAAGGTGCTGTGGATGCGGCGAACATACTCAAACCGGCCCTCGCTCGTGGTGAAATCAAGTGTATTGGTGCCACAACGCCTGACGAATACAGAAAGTACATAGAGAAAGACGCGGCTTTGGAGAGACGTTTCCAAAAAATTTACATCAGAGAACCCAGCGCTGAGGAAACTTTGGAGATTTTAAAGGGGTTGAGACACAAATACGAGTCACACCACAGAGTTAAGTACACCGACCCCGCACTTGAAGCTGCTGTTTATCTTTCGAAACGTTACATTACAGATCACTTCCTTCCAGATAAAGCGATAGACGTGATAGATGAAGCTGGTGCCAGGGCGAGACTGAAGAGTTTCATCCTCCCACCAGACATCCAACTCTTGAAAGCTCAGTTGGAACAGACCAAGAACGATAAAGAGCTGGCCGTACTGAACCAAGATTACGAGAAAGCTGCTGAGTTGAAAGAACGTGAACGGATCCTTTCTGCACAGCTCAACGATAAATACCAGCAATGGAGGAAATCTGTTGAGTCATCGATCATAACGGTCGACGTGGACCAAATTGCGGAAGTTGTATCGGGTTGGACAGGTATACCACTGATGAAGATAGAAGAGAGCGAGAGCGAAAAACTTTTGAACTTAGAAAAAGCCTTGCATCAACGTATCGTTGGACAAGATGAAGCTATAAAGGCGATCGCGAGGGCTATAAGACGTGCACGAAGTGGTTTAAAGGACCCAAGACGTCCTATTGGCGTGTTTTTGTTCCTCGGTCCGACGGGTGTTGGTAAAACTGAGTTGACGAAAGTGCTCGCTGCACACCTTTTTGGTGATGAAAAAGCTTTGGTTAGATTCGACATGAGCGAGTACATGGAAAGGTTCTCGGTCTCCAGATTGATAGGAGCACCTCCAGGCTATGTTGGTTACGAGGAAGGTGGTACTCTCACTGAGAAAATCAGGCGTAGGCCTTTCTCTGTCATTTTGTTCGATGAAATCGAAAAGGCTCATCCAGATGTTTTCAACATACTTTTGCAAATAATGGACGATGGACGATTGACAGATTCGCAAGGTAGAGAAGTAGATTTCAAGAACACCATTATAGTCATGACCAGCAACATCGGTGGCACGTTGATAAACAAAGCTAAAAGAACGCTCGGATTCGTTTCGCAAGAAGATTCGCAACGGGACTATGAAGAAATCAAAACGCTTGTTCTTGACGAGGTTAAGAAAACGTTCAGGCCAGAATTTTTGAACAGAATAGACGAGATCGTCGTGTTCCATCCTCTCACAAAAGAACACGTTTCGAAGATCATCGATATACTCGTTTCAGATGTGCGTGAGAGGCTGAAGAGTAAAGGCTTAGACATAATCTTGACAAAATCTGCAAAAGAGTTCCTCATGGAGAAAGGGTTCGATCCCGTCTATGGTGCAAGACCAATGAAACGTGCGATTCAGCAGTATCTGGAAGATCCTCTAGCGGAAGAGATTTTAAGAGGTAAATTCAATTCTGGAGATGTTGTTGTCTGTTCTCGAGGCAAAAATGGTCTGAAGTTCAACAGAAGACGAATAACGAAAGCAGGAGTTCTTCAGGGATGA
- a CDS encoding CPBP family intramembrane metalloprotease, translated as MKSRLLFLLFLLVLFLGPFIVSLNSSIWSATVWYAILLFVSLFSMKMEKIGSLFSYKKGILLRSLLYLLVLYGLLALTNAIFPQQKDSVQKLSLDPGLIVLALFLAPVAEEIAFRGYTQSVFKKRLGTNGAIVVTSLFFSFFHPMAVFPQIFVTSMLLGTIREAHGSLIPCMIVHCLNNVVALISSL; from the coding sequence ATGAAAAGTAGGCTGCTGTTCCTCTTGTTCTTATTAGTCTTGTTTTTGGGACCATTCATAGTGAGTTTGAACAGCTCGATATGGAGCGCAACAGTATGGTATGCAATACTTTTATTTGTGAGCTTGTTCTCGATGAAGATGGAGAAAATAGGTTCGCTCTTCAGCTACAAGAAGGGCATCCTTCTGAGGAGCTTGTTGTATTTGCTTGTACTTTACGGCTTGCTTGCACTGACGAACGCGATCTTTCCTCAGCAAAAAGATTCCGTTCAGAAACTGAGTTTAGATCCCGGTTTGATCGTTCTTGCTCTCTTTCTGGCCCCAGTCGCGGAAGAAATTGCTTTTCGGGGTTATACACAGTCGGTTTTCAAAAAGCGTCTCGGTACGAACGGAGCTATAGTTGTAACATCGCTTTTCTTTTCATTCTTTCATCCGATGGCTGTTTTTCCACAGATATTCGTGACTTCTATGTTACTTGGAACGATAAGAGAAGCTCACGGATCTTTGATACCTTGTATGATAGTTCACTGTCTAAACAATGTGGTGGCATTGATATCATCACTGTAA
- the rpsT gene encoding 30S ribosomal protein S20, whose protein sequence is MARKVNKSALKRVKQSAERRERNRSYKTKMKNNVKSVMEAIKAGESREKIMQLVREAISAIDKAASKGAIHKNQAARRKSRLMNLVNKSLQMIQQ, encoded by the coding sequence GTGGCGAGGAAAGTCAATAAATCAGCTTTGAAGCGTGTGAAACAGTCGGCTGAAAGAAGGGAGAGAAATAGATCTTACAAAACGAAGATGAAAAACAACGTCAAAAGTGTTATGGAGGCTATAAAAGCCGGTGAGAGCAGGGAAAAAATCATGCAGCTTGTCAGAGAGGCTATCTCCGCCATAGATAAAGCTGCTTCGAAGGGTGCCATTCACAAAAATCAAGCTGCGCGCAGAAAATCTCGTCTCATGAATCTCGTCAACAAAAGTTTGCAAATGATTCAACAGTGA
- the metK gene encoding methionine adenosyltransferase — MKRLFTSESVTEGHPDKMADQISDAILDAILEQDPNARVAVETLVTTGIAIVAGEVTTEAYVDIQEIVRRTILDIGYTRAKYGFDGETCGVLTSIHNQSPDIAIGVNKALEVREKNHLDDDYDKIGAGDQGMMFGYATNETPEYMPLPIMLAHKLAMRLAEVRKKKIVPFLRPDGKTQVTVEYDENLKPVRVDTILISAQHEPDVTINELREALIEHVIRPTIPEQYWSNDVKILVNPTGRFVLGGPSADTGLTGRKIIVDTYGGWVPHGGGAFSGKDPTKVDRSAHYMARYVAKNIVAAGLADRFLIQVAYAIGKARPVSLMIDTFGTAKVDEERLKKAVVEVFDFRPLAIIEKLNLRRPIYKKTAVYGHFGRNDPDFTWEKLDAVDELKRYFNLR; from the coding sequence ATGAAGAGGTTGTTCACCAGTGAGAGTGTTACAGAAGGTCATCCAGACAAGATGGCAGATCAGATATCAGATGCGATACTGGATGCAATTTTAGAGCAGGATCCGAACGCGAGGGTTGCCGTTGAAACATTAGTTACCACAGGGATTGCAATAGTTGCTGGAGAAGTCACGACGGAAGCCTATGTGGACATCCAGGAAATCGTTCGAAGGACGATCCTCGACATAGGTTACACCAGGGCAAAATATGGTTTTGACGGTGAAACTTGTGGAGTCTTGACTTCCATTCACAACCAGTCACCAGATATAGCCATAGGAGTGAACAAAGCACTGGAGGTTAGAGAGAAAAACCATCTCGATGACGATTACGACAAAATCGGTGCTGGAGACCAAGGAATGATGTTTGGATATGCCACCAACGAAACACCTGAGTACATGCCACTCCCAATAATGCTCGCGCACAAGCTCGCGATGAGACTCGCTGAAGTTCGAAAGAAGAAGATAGTCCCGTTTCTCAGACCTGATGGAAAAACTCAAGTCACTGTCGAGTACGATGAAAATCTGAAACCAGTGAGAGTCGATACGATTCTCATTTCTGCTCAGCACGAGCCGGATGTGACGATCAATGAACTCAGAGAAGCCCTCATTGAACACGTCATAAGACCAACTATACCGGAACAGTACTGGTCAAACGATGTGAAAATCTTGGTGAACCCAACAGGAAGGTTCGTACTCGGAGGTCCATCAGCAGACACAGGTTTAACTGGACGAAAGATCATAGTGGATACCTATGGAGGTTGGGTACCACACGGAGGAGGAGCTTTCAGTGGCAAAGATCCCACGAAGGTGGATAGATCAGCTCACTATATGGCACGATACGTTGCTAAAAACATCGTTGCTGCTGGCTTAGCTGATCGTTTCCTGATACAAGTTGCGTACGCGATCGGTAAAGCACGGCCTGTATCGTTGATGATAGACACGTTCGGGACCGCAAAGGTTGACGAGGAACGCCTGAAAAAAGCTGTCGTCGAGGTGTTCGATTTTCGACCACTTGCGATCATTGAGAAGCTGAATCTACGCAGGCCGATATATAAGAAAACGGCAGTTTATGGGCATTTCGGTAGAAATGATCCCGATTTCACATGGGAAAAACTCGATGCCGTTGATGAACTCAAGAGATATTTCAACTTGCGATGA
- a CDS encoding M23 family metallopeptidase, translated as MRRSVLMVLIILPVFVLATFVPPVDGQLLITSSFGEFRGTGNRGPHFHMGADFSTQMRAGVPILAAADGWLVRVEIDEDDIYGNVVVLQHENGMRTLYAHLSDFSEKIRGIVNSVVSEFGRRRIVVEFPERTVWFKAKETVGYSGQTGEAAQPHCHFEVRNADETLHYDPTDFLLVPKPSDARFTVRGLIIDGEKQTYTEGKVYKFRGDWPKIALDAVTIIGRNNIGMKSLKLYLNNSLVYHINFSEIHANEFNNVWAVYTEDSISDGYRYAAYYKLYPDKGSRIVKLNKFPELGQLPSRVNVVIVCEDIWKTEYELRFVLERR; from the coding sequence GTGCGAAGGTCAGTGCTGATGGTTCTGATAATCTTACCGGTGTTCGTGCTAGCCACGTTCGTACCACCTGTGGATGGCCAACTTTTGATAACCTCCAGTTTCGGTGAATTCAGAGGTACTGGAAACAGAGGTCCACATTTTCACATGGGCGCCGACTTTTCAACGCAGATGCGCGCGGGTGTCCCAATACTCGCTGCAGCAGATGGATGGCTCGTGCGGGTGGAAATAGATGAAGATGACATATACGGTAACGTAGTTGTTCTCCAACATGAAAATGGTATGAGGACCTTGTACGCCCACCTCAGTGATTTTTCCGAGAAGATCAGGGGTATCGTGAACAGTGTCGTGAGCGAGTTCGGAAGAAGAAGGATCGTGGTAGAGTTTCCCGAAAGAACTGTTTGGTTCAAGGCGAAGGAAACAGTGGGTTATTCTGGCCAAACTGGGGAAGCCGCTCAGCCACACTGCCATTTCGAGGTGAGAAACGCGGATGAAACTTTACATTACGATCCCACTGATTTTCTACTCGTTCCAAAACCTTCAGATGCTAGATTCACCGTGAGAGGGTTGATCATAGACGGTGAGAAGCAAACTTACACTGAGGGAAAAGTATACAAATTTCGAGGTGATTGGCCAAAGATCGCTTTGGATGCAGTGACAATCATAGGTAGGAACAACATCGGTATGAAATCTTTGAAATTGTATTTGAACAACAGTTTAGTGTATCATATCAATTTCAGTGAGATACATGCAAACGAGTTCAACAACGTGTGGGCAGTCTACACTGAAGATTCAATCTCGGATGGGTACAGATATGCCGCTTACTACAAGCTCTATCCAGACAAAGGGAGTAGAATTGTTAAGTTGAATAAGTTTCCCGAGCTGGGACAGCTTCCTTCTAGAGTGAATGTGGTTATAGTTTGTGAGGACATTTGGAAAACTGAGTATGAATTGAGATTCGTTTTGGAAAGAAGGTAG
- the hflX gene encoding GTPase HflX, which produces MVRTSETTDFKRVLMLTIDSDSPSCEELIDLLSNLGVKVEEIVKQKREFPDSRFYLGRGKVESLVEKVERMKIDYVVVDSELTPLQVKNLEKILKVPVRDRTQIILDVFARHATTKEGKLQVELAQLQYELPRLVGEGKSLSRLGGGIGTRGPGEPKLEEKRREIRERISALKKQLDEIRKNREQQRKLRLDNELATVSIVGYTNAGKSCLLAALSADPSITASPRLFSTLAPVVRRVKLPNGRIVLFKDTVGFIRKVPHSIVEAFKSTLEEIVFSNLVILLVDASDREFSEKIKVAEEVLNELNAYQIQRLLVFNKIDLLSEEDLQRLLDDYPSAIFISALKRQGLDVLLKEVCRILEREEIEMELLVKLDRLHLLEKYREKITIEESVYTPGGVVVRIKARESVLKKLATLFDGGMVECEGQC; this is translated from the coding sequence ATGGTGCGGACGAGTGAAACTACAGATTTTAAGAGAGTTTTGATGCTCACAATAGATAGCGATAGCCCGTCTTGTGAAGAATTGATCGATCTTCTGTCCAACCTGGGAGTGAAGGTTGAGGAAATTGTAAAGCAGAAGCGCGAGTTCCCTGACTCGCGCTTTTATCTTGGCCGAGGCAAAGTAGAATCCCTCGTCGAGAAAGTCGAGCGAATGAAGATCGATTACGTCGTGGTTGACAGTGAACTCACCCCACTCCAAGTCAAAAACTTGGAGAAAATTCTCAAAGTTCCTGTAAGGGATAGAACGCAGATCATTCTGGACGTTTTTGCACGCCATGCCACCACGAAGGAAGGAAAACTTCAAGTTGAGCTCGCCCAGCTTCAGTACGAACTGCCTAGATTGGTTGGAGAAGGTAAGAGTTTGTCGAGACTGGGTGGTGGCATCGGAACGAGGGGACCAGGTGAACCAAAGCTCGAAGAGAAAAGAAGGGAGATACGCGAAAGGATAAGTGCGTTGAAAAAACAATTGGATGAAATCAGAAAGAACAGGGAGCAGCAACGGAAGCTCAGATTAGACAACGAACTTGCAACTGTGTCGATAGTTGGTTATACCAACGCTGGGAAATCTTGCTTGTTGGCTGCTCTGTCGGCTGATCCTTCGATCACCGCGAGTCCTAGGCTCTTCAGCACTTTAGCGCCAGTGGTGAGGCGGGTGAAATTACCGAACGGACGAATCGTATTGTTCAAAGATACTGTTGGTTTCATAAGGAAAGTGCCACACTCCATCGTGGAAGCTTTCAAATCAACGCTAGAGGAAATCGTCTTTTCAAATCTTGTGATATTACTTGTGGATGCTTCGGACAGAGAATTCTCAGAGAAAATAAAGGTGGCTGAAGAAGTCTTGAACGAACTAAACGCTTACCAAATTCAACGGTTGCTGGTTTTCAACAAGATTGATTTGCTCAGTGAGGAAGATCTTCAGCGGCTTTTGGATGATTATCCAAGCGCAATTTTTATAAGTGCCCTCAAGCGTCAAGGATTAGACGTGCTCCTCAAAGAAGTTTGTCGAATCTTAGAAAGGGAAGAGATTGAAATGGAGCTTCTCGTGAAACTGGATCGTTTACACCTGTTAGAAAAGTACCGCGAAAAGATAACAATTGAAGAAAGTGTTTACACTCCTGGCGGAGTTGTTGTTAGAATAAAAGCTCGTGAGAGTGTACTGAAAAAACTCGCAACACTTTTCGATGGAGGGATGGTTGAGTGCGAAGGTCAGTGCTGA
- the hfq gene encoding RNA chaperone Hfq translates to MAEKFNLQDRFLNTLRTNKVEVKVYLVNGFQTKGIIRSFDSYTILLENENQQSLIYKHAISTIMPTSFVKLVKTEQKEKEEAQQGQSDGADE, encoded by the coding sequence ATGGCTGAAAAGTTCAACCTTCAAGACAGATTTTTGAACACTCTGCGCACGAATAAAGTCGAGGTAAAAGTCTACTTGGTCAATGGGTTTCAAACCAAGGGCATTATTCGTTCCTTCGACAGTTACACCATTCTTCTTGAAAATGAAAATCAACAGAGTCTCATTTACAAACACGCCATAAGTACGATTATGCCAACGTCTTTTGTTAAGCTCGTGAAGACGGAGCAGAAGGAGAAGGAGGAAGCCCAGCAAGGACAGTCTGATGGTGCGGACGAGTGA
- the miaA gene encoding tRNA (adenosine(37)-N6)-dimethylallyltransferase MiaA: protein MMILTGPTGVGKTAIAIEVALRIGAEIVSVDSRQIYKLMDIGTAKPTLHEREVVFHHLIDLIYPDEYYSVYNFRNDALQAVERVKQKGKIPLLVGGTGLYVDALVRGIFDGVPRDEKLRQQLMLKENQQPGSLRRWLEKIDPEVARKIHINDLKRTVRALEVWLKTGKTISELWKSAQPAGKFVIVVLTRDRQELYDRINMRVEKMMKNGLIEEVKALLDRGYSKDLNALKTIGYREVIEYLEGTETFERMVEKIKLNTRHFARRQLIWFRRYKDAIWLDANNEGIVEKLVSLARECVYKNLR from the coding sequence ATGATGATACTGACTGGCCCAACTGGTGTTGGAAAAACTGCCATCGCTATAGAAGTCGCTCTCCGTATCGGTGCAGAGATCGTTTCAGTTGACTCGAGGCAGATATACAAGCTCATGGATATAGGGACAGCCAAACCGACACTTCATGAGAGAGAAGTGGTATTTCACCATTTGATCGATCTGATCTATCCGGATGAGTACTACAGCGTTTATAACTTCAGAAACGATGCTTTGCAAGCTGTTGAGAGGGTCAAGCAAAAGGGGAAAATACCCCTGTTGGTTGGAGGTACAGGGCTTTATGTGGACGCATTGGTGAGGGGTATATTCGATGGAGTACCTCGCGATGAAAAGTTGAGACAACAGTTGATGCTCAAAGAAAACCAACAACCTGGTTCACTCAGAAGATGGCTTGAAAAGATAGACCCTGAAGTGGCAAGGAAAATACACATCAATGATCTGAAAAGGACCGTGAGAGCTCTTGAAGTTTGGCTCAAAACTGGGAAGACCATCTCGGAGCTTTGGAAGAGCGCTCAGCCTGCAGGGAAATTCGTGATCGTTGTTCTGACGAGAGATCGACAAGAACTTTATGATAGAATCAACATGAGAGTAGAAAAAATGATGAAAAACGGGCTGATCGAGGAAGTTAAAGCTTTGCTCGACAGAGGGTACTCAAAAGATTTGAACGCTTTGAAAACAATTGGTTATCGAGAGGTCATCGAGTATCTCGAAGGAACCGAGACCTTTGAACGAATGGTGGAAAAAATCAAGCTCAACACTCGCCATTTTGCCCGAAGACAACTCATATGGTTCAGAAGGTACAAAGATGCGATCTGGCTAGATGCAAACAATGAGGGAATAGTTGAGAAACTCGTTTCTTTAGCGAGAGAATGCGTATATAAAAATCTACGATGA